Below is a window of Geomonas oryzisoli DNA.
GTAAACGCAGGTCTCACTACCGGAGCTGGCACCGACTTTTCCGAAAGCACCGGCGCCCTGGGCAAGACCCAGGATGATCGCTGCCGCACATGCCATCCCGGTCAACTTCTGCATCATGCTCTGTTTGCTCTGTTCGGTTCTCATGGCCCACCTCCCCGGTTCGTTACCCAATCAATTACAATCGGAGTACCATCCGGCGGCACAGTCCAAAAAAACCCGCAAGCCACTTGAACAACTATGCTTTTACGGAGCAGCAAAAAGGAAACTGACTTCTCATTTCAAAAATCCACTGTGCAAGTGTTGAACATCTGAACAGGAGCTATTCTCACATTGTTCAGAAAGCCGCGTGCCGCAAGGGTCCATCCGCGGTCAAAGGTTGAACAGGGGAATTCAGCATAGAGAACGCAACAGGTGGTGCGGGATAGCGGCGGGAGACACGAGCGTGGAGACAATGGGCGTAAACGGCCTGAATCGCAGTAGTGACAGCCGGATTTGTGGTTGAAGTAAGGCTTTACTTAGTATAAGATGCGACAATCACACGTCTTGTATGGGAGTGGGAAGTTGCCCCGATTCTTTTACTGCCTAATAACCGTCCTCAGCCTGTCCCTGTTTCTTTCTTCCCCAGGACATGCAGCGACCGCAGTACCTAAGACACAGAAGCCGATAAATTCAGTCGGGCTCTCTCCTGTTGTCGGCGGCTATTATTTTTCCTCCTCCCAGGCACTGGACCCCGCCCCCACCTACGGCTTGAGGCTTAGCTACGACCATATCGGCAAGGGGCTCATCGACAGTATCGGCGTCGAGGCCACCTTCAACTACCTCAGCACAACCGTGAAAAACCAGGATACGAAGGCATCCGCCTACCTGTTCCGCACCGACGCCATCTACTCCTTCGATCCCAGGAGCAAGTGGGTTCCCTTCCTGGCCCTCGGCGCCGGCGGGATCTTCACCGACCGCGAGGGCGTCAGGGACAGCAGTCCCTTTCTCGACTTCGGCGTCGGTATCAAGTATTTCTTCGACGACTACCTGGCCATCCGGGCGGACCTGCGCCAGCTCATGGTGTACAACAACGTCAACACCAGCAACGACTTCGAGTTGACCACCGGGCTGACCTACTACTTCGGCAAGGAGCGTAAGAAAAAAGCGCCGCCGCCACCGCCTGCCCCACCGAAGGCACCGGTGCCGGTCATCGTCGAAGAACCGGCGGCAGCGCCCGCCCCCGCGGAAGCTCCCGCGGCCGCGGCACCTCCGCCCAACATCCTCGAGCTCATCGGAGCCACGGGCGCGGCGGCCCTGGGTCTCAACACGCTGCCGCCGCAGTTCCAGCCCGGCACCGCGCTCGAAACCCAGCCCAAGGTCCCGGTCAAGGCACGGAAATCGACTCTCAAGGAGATGCCGAAGACCGTGGCACCGCCGAAGGCTGCACCGGCGGCTCCCGCACCGGCTCCCGCACCGGCTCCCGCACCGGCTCCCGCACCGGCTCCTGCACCGGCTCCTGCACCGGCTCCTGCACCGGCTCCTGCACCGGCTCCGCCTGCGCCGAAAGCGCCCGAGGTTGCGCCTGCACCGGCACCGGTACAGCCCCCTGCTGCGGCTCAGGCGCCCGTTGCCCCGGCAGCGCCGCCCCAGCCGGCACCGGCACAACAGGAACCCGCGCGGCAGCCGCAGCGCTCGATCAGGACCCTGACCATCGAGTTCCTGTTCAGCAGCCCGGCGATACGCCCGATCTACCAGGCCCAACTGGCAGCGTTCGCCGCCTTGATGAAGACCAACCCGGAGTCGACCGCGCTCATCGAAGGGCACACGGACAACGTGGGCGACAGCCGGTCCAACGTCGCGCTCTCGCAGCAGCGCGCGCAGAACGTGAAGAGCGAACTGCTCAAGCATGGCGTCGACCCCGCCAAGGTCAGCGTCAAGGGGTACGGCTTCAGCAAGCCGCGGGCAAGCAATAAAACCAACGAGGGCCGACAGAAAAACCGCAGGGCGGTGGTGACGCTCACCCTTGTGATCACGCAGTAAGACGCATGACGCCAGCCGCCGAGAGACGGACGTCAAACCTCCGGCGAGGCCGGAAACACCCAAGAGGAGTAGTAAATGAAAACGATGAAGACGCTCACCACCGCGACGGCACTCACCATACTGGCAGCCTGCGCGGGTTGTTCCCTTCTTCCCGGCAAGACCGCCAAGCCGACCCCCCCCCCGGCCGCGACTCCCTACCTCCTCACCGGAAAGGTGGCTGAAACCTTCGACGCGGGCGGGTACACCTACGTCAACCTGGTGAAGAACGGCGAGAGCACCTGGGTCGCCGCGCCTGTGATGAAGGTTGTCGTGGGACAGGAGCTGCAACTCCTGCCCGGCGCCACCATGCCGAGCTTCACCAGCAAGTCCCTTGGCCGCACCTTTGAAAACATCGTCTTCTCCGGCGGCCTTCCCGCGCAGCAGAAGGCTCCGAAAGCAGCAACTGCACCCGCTGCGGGTACGGGCGCAGCCACTCCCCAAGCCGACCCCAACGCCCCCGCAGAATCCGATGAGGCCATTCTCGCCGGTACGGTGATCGACACCATCGCCGCAGCCAACTACACCTACCTGCACATCGAGAAAGACCACAAGGCCGCATGGGCTGCCGTGCCCAAGACCAGTGTCACGGTGGGCGACGAAGTACAGCTCGCACCGGGGACGGCGATGGGAGAGTTCAGCAGCAAGAGCCTGAACCGCACCTTCAAGTCCATCTACTTCGCAGGCGGAGTGGAGGTGACCAAGAAGAATCCGAAAGCGCCGGCCCCGGAGGTGGTACCCGCTGCTGCGGCTCCCGCCGCCGACAACGCGTCACTGTTCGCCGGGCATCCGAAGATCGATCCCGCCGATATGGAGAA
It encodes the following:
- a CDS encoding OmpA family protein, encoding MRQSHVLYGSGKLPRFFYCLITVLSLSLFLSSPGHAATAVPKTQKPINSVGLSPVVGGYYFSSSQALDPAPTYGLRLSYDHIGKGLIDSIGVEATFNYLSTTVKNQDTKASAYLFRTDAIYSFDPRSKWVPFLALGAGGIFTDREGVRDSSPFLDFGVGIKYFFDDYLAIRADLRQLMVYNNVNTSNDFELTTGLTYYFGKERKKKAPPPPPAPPKAPVPVIVEEPAAAPAPAEAPAAAAPPPNILELIGATGAAALGLNTLPPQFQPGTALETQPKVPVKARKSTLKEMPKTVAPPKAAPAAPAPAPAPAPAPAPAPAPAPAPAPAPAPAPAPAPPAPKAPEVAPAPAPVQPPAAAQAPVAPAAPPQPAPAQQEPARQPQRSIRTLTIEFLFSSPAIRPIYQAQLAAFAALMKTNPESTALIEGHTDNVGDSRSNVALSQQRAQNVKSELLKHGVDPAKVSVKGYGFSKPRASNKTNEGRQKNRRAVVTLTLVITQ